The DNA segment tacatatgtatatatataaatatatatgtatacatatatatatatatatacatatatatatacatatatatatcagaGAAGGAATACAAGCCACTGCAACTTGAGATGGCTGTTCTTCGTGTTTGAAGGTATGTGATCCACGTGAAGGAGGGAGTGTACGAGGAGACTGTGTTGGTCGACAATTACATGGTAAACGTCACCATGTATGGCGATGGTTCAAGGAAGACAGTGGTCGCCGGGAGCAAGAACTTCATTGACGGCGTGAAGACCTTCAACACCGCAACCTTCGGTAGGTCGAAACGATCGGCGAAGGAACTATATATGTTCCACCTTGGGAGGAATAGATGAGCTGATGCCGCTGGCTTTCTCGTGTTGGCAGCTGCGGTTGCCGATGGGTTCGTGGCCATCGCCATGGGATTCCAGAACACGGCGGGCGCCGCGAAGCACCAGGCAGTGGCGCTCCGCGTGCAATCCGACCGCGCCATCTTCCTCAACTGCAGGATGGAGGGGTACCAGGACACGCTCTACGCCCACAGCCACCGTCAGTTCTACCGCGGCTGCCTCATCAGCGGCACCATCGACTTCATCTTCGGGGACGCGTCCGCCGTGTTCCAGAATTGCATCATGACCGTGCGCCGCCCCCTGGACAACCAGCAGAACATCGTCCTCGCCCAGGGCCGCAACATCCCCCAAGAGGACACCGGCTTCATCGTCCAGAAATGCCGCTTCGTCGCCGACGACGCCCTCGTCCCCGACGTCGCCAAGATCCCCAGCTACCTCGCCCGCCCGTGGCAGGAATACTCTCACACAGTCATCATGGAATCCGACATCGGAAGCTTCATCCACCCCGACGGCTACACGCCATGGAGCGGCGACTTCGCCCTGGCCACCTTGTCCTACCGCGAGTACAACAACAAAGGCCCCGGTGCTGACACCTCCAAGCGGGTGAACTGGCCAGGGTTTAAGGTCATTGGCCAGAACGAAGCCAAAGCCTACACCATTGCACCATTCATTCAGGGAGACGACTGGATCCCCAAGACGGGCACGCCTGTTCGCTTGGGTCTCTATGGCCAATGAGCACTGCACCCCTCGCTTTGCTACCTCAAATATGTGAGAGACGTCATGGAATTGATGAGGTTATTTTGTACTGATGGGATACTTGAAGGAGAAGCTGTAATGTTCCTACATCAGATGAGATCATTAAGCTTTTTGGTCATTGATACAGTGTCTTTAACGATATGAAACATCGAACGTATTATTACAATCAAATACATCATTATGTGCTAATAATGATCGAttctaactatatatatatatacgatcaAAGAATTATGGGCCAGCCCATGTATTGGTGCGTTTATGTGGCCCATTAACAGGTCAAATGCTCCTAGTGTCCTCCCAGCCGACCCGTTCTCTCaagctaatctcctcttcccactATCCTAAAACcctaccatctcctcctcctcctcctctctctctctctctctctctctctctctctctctcctccatgAATTTTGTAGTCCGAAGAAAACCCCCACTGTTCTCGATCTCTCGCCCCCTTCCTCTGCTCCCAAACCCTGCCTGCCATGCGTCGGCTGCCGGAGAGGCCTCCGCCAGCCGCCGATCTCGCTACTCCACCGCCGTCCCCGGGGAGAAGGGATCGCCTTCGTCGTCGTTGTCCTCCTCCTCCAAGTTCCCTGAGTACGAGCTTCCGTCGGTGACATGGGGCGTCATCCAGGGGCGCAAGGAGCGCCTGGTGTCGCGCGTCATCATCTCCGACTATCTCAAGTCTCTGGGCATCGCCCCCGACGAGCTCGCCGACCTCGAGCTGCCCTCCTCCGTCGACGTCATGAGCGAGCGCGTCGACTTCCTCACCCGCCTTGGCCTCTCCGTCGATGACCTCAACGCCTACCCGCTCCTCCTTGCTTGCAGCGTCCGCAAGAACATGATACCCGTCCTCGGCTACCTCGAGAAGCTCGGCGTTCCTCGTCCCCGCCTCGGCGAATTTGTCCGCGCCTACCCTCAGGTCCTCCACGCCAGTGTCGTCGTCGAGCTCGCACCCGTCGTCAAGTTCCTCCGCGGCCTCGACGTCGAGCGATCTGACATCCCCTATGTCCTCCAGCGCTATCCGGAGCTCCTAGGCTTCAAGCCCGAGGGCACCATGAGCACCTCCGTCGGCTACCTCGTCAGCATCGGCCTCTGGCCCCGGGACATCGGACCCATGGTCACCCAATACCCCTTCTTCCTTGGCATGCGCGTCGGCACCACCATCAAGCCCCTCGTTGAGTTCTTGGTGTCCCTTGGCTTCCCCAAGCGGATCCTCGCCAAGATGCTCGAGAAGCGACCCTACATCCTTGGCTATGATCTCGAGGAGACAGTCAAGCCAAATGTTGATGCTCTCCTCAGTTTTGGGGTGCGCAGAGAGTCCCTGCCATCGGTCATCGCCCAATTCCCCCAGATTCTCGGACTGCCCCTCAAAGCTAAGCTCTCGACGCAGCAATACTTCTTCAATTTGAAACTCAAGATAGATCCTGATGGGTTCACGCGGGCGATGGAGAAGATGCCCCAGATTGTAAGTCTCCATCAAAGTGTTATGTTGAAGCCTATCGAGTTTTTACGGGGCCGTGGCATCCCGGATGAGGATGTGGCTAACATGGTCGTCAAGTGTCCTCAGTTGCTTGCCTGTCGGGTCGAGCTTATGAAGAATAGCTATTACTTCTTCAAGAGTGAGATGAAACAGCCCGTGCAGGAGTTGTTTGAGTTCCCAGAGTACTTTACATATAGCCTAGAGTCCCGGATCAAGCCAAGGTACCAGAGGCTGGTAAATAAAGGAATCAGATGTAAACTGGATTGGTTCTTGAATTGTAGCGATCAGAGGTTCGAGGAGAGGTTGCGGGGTGATTATATTGAGGCAGATGCCCCGGGCCCTTCTTTTGTCATGGGTGGGAAATTAGAAATGCCAAGAAGCCACTTGGTCTCGGACAAAGAGGAGGATGAAAGTGATGAGGAAGTGCTCTACCGACGAACCATTTCACTTTAGTAGGTCAGCTTTCTACAGTGAACTGAACTGCCTTTGGAATATTCATACTTCAAGCCATGTATTTGATCATCTGTTTCTTTCACGCTTGCTGTCAAACTGCCTCCATCAACCTCCTATTTTCTCTAGAAAGAAATCCACTAAGCTAGTAAGCTCTTAAGACCTTTTCATACAGATTACATTTCTTATTTATTACTTCAAATGAAACCAACTTCTTAATACTAGCCAAATATTCCATTCAAACATGTGAATCTAAGTAACTTTTAATTTTGAACATAGTCCAATTGTATGAAGCAAGACCTTTTATGCATTTCCTATATCTGCTAATTaactgtgtgttctatgctttagtTGCAAAGGATGATCCTTGTAGAGCCTGGTTACTGTTGTCTCCTACATTGTGTCTAAATTCTTCTTTGAAGTTTCCTCTATGGACCATGCTTTTGGTACCTTTTTTACTAGCTCAATTATTTAAACAAACTTAAGTTGTGTCAAAGTTCAGCTTGCCTGTTGTTAAAGGTGATGTCTTGCTTTACATGTTACTTTGTTATGTGTCATTGACAAGCTAAGTTTTATGTAAGGTCTCTTTATGTGGACTTTATATTATGTTATCTTTTCCTGGTGGTTGACAAGTATAATGCTTACATTCAGTGAAGTGAAGAGCAGTAAAAGAAGTCACAAGTGcttatattaaaaataactttGCTCCCTAAGAAATTCCTTTTCACAGAGTAGCTGACTCTCGTTGCAACTTAGTTATTGTTGGAACTTTAATTTATCTGTTTTATTGTCACTTTTAATTGATATTTTAATAAATGGTACATACTGTATGTTACATACTTGGACCAACAATCAGACtatatatattgatatcattTCCCAGTGGTTCCCAAGTGTAATGCTTCCATTTTGTGAAGTGGAAACCGGGAAAAGAAGTCACAAATGCTCGAATTCAAATTAATTTTGCTTCATAAGCAATTCATTTTGGAAGAGCTGACTCTCATTGCATATTAGTTATTAATGGAGCTTTGACTTTTCAACTTCGATGTCACAATTTAAGTAATACTTCTATAAATGATTAATGAGTAGAAAATTCTTCTTGAAAGAGTGGCTGAATCATTGTAGATTAGTTTTTGTTGGAGCTTAAACGTTTTAGTTTTGATGTCGCAATTTagttaatatttaaataaattatgCATGCTATAAGTACGAACTTGGACCATTAATTCTGCTATTTGTTGCTGGCAAAGCCCCAGTCTTGGTCTTTGATTAACAGATGGTGGTAGTTTACAGGAGAGAGGAAGTAGACCCTCACACAGCagtaactttatgatgaaaagggtAATTAGGCTGAGACCTATCATTTATATGTTTCCAACACAAATAATTTTGATCATTACAGGTTGTTGTAGCTGTTGTGGACTCATTTATTCATTTTAGTGACATCGTTTTGACCAAgaaatttggagtccaaattaAACAATGAGGTGCAAAATATTTCTGGGCCTGCCTCTGCAAGCATTTGGTTCAGTAAGTCTCAAGCCATATCCAACCATGAGTTGATATTTCAATGAACTTTGGTTACGAGGAAACTGTTAGTGTTGGTATCATAGTCCTTATGTTTTATGCTAAAGATTTTGTTTATAGAAGCTTGAGGTAGTAGATTTCAATTTCTAGAAGTTCTGGTATTCTTAGAGCCAGTCAAGTGTCAGTTATGTTCTTATACAAAAAATGGGTCTCATAGTCCAAACATGTTTCTAAAATGTTAAGTTTGTcttgggcaacaactgttgctgattctcctttttcttttcactCCATACTTCTTCCTTCTTTTGAATTACGTATGTCATTGCTGTTGTTATTGGGATCAAAGAATGTACAAGGAAGTGACAAGCTATCCTCTTGTATTCAATTATTTCAAGTTTTAACTCTAATAAGTGGTTGGACCTCTGGATAATGAGGTTTTTGTTAATCAAATTGCATTACAGTGACCTCATTTCAAGAAAAGGAAGGATCCATGTCCCAATCTTCTTATGCAGAAGTCTAGAAAGGATGTCCTAAACATATGTTGCAATGTCCTAGATGACCATGATGAATGTTAGAAACTATAGTTGaggaatatttttttcttatgatgTTTCATGTGAATCATAGTAAAATCTTAGGGGCTGAAACTGCAATATTGGAAGACCAAAATCTGCATCAAACTAAAAGTGAAGACTTGAAGATACTCTGGTTTCACAGGAATCAAATTAAATACAGTATTTGCAGGATCAGCCACATCTACACTGAAATTTTCAAGAACTTTGGAATTGACTGGACTTGTCAATGAAACTTTTGGCCTCCACATCAAACCAAATTGTGTTTGATCGGGTTTTGGTCTATTCCTCTGATTTTGTATGAATTGAATTTTCACAGATTCACTGTGGCTTCTACTAATTTCCTACTAATTTGTGGCCATCTTTTAATCTGTCTGCCTGGTAACACTTGATACAAGTGGATTTTGGTCTACTTCATATTGATCCTGGATGGTTCCTGA comes from the Musa acuminata AAA Group cultivar baxijiao chromosome BXJ1-10, Cavendish_Baxijiao_AAA, whole genome shotgun sequence genome and includes:
- the LOC135595162 gene encoding transcription termination factor MTERF4, chloroplastic-like; this encodes MNFVVRRKPPLFSISRPLPLLPNPACHASAAGEASASRRSRYSTAVPGEKGSPSSSLSSSSKFPEYELPSVTWGVIQGRKERLVSRVIISDYLKSLGIAPDELADLELPSSVDVMSERVDFLTRLGLSVDDLNAYPLLLACSVRKNMIPVLGYLEKLGVPRPRLGEFVRAYPQVLHASVVVELAPVVKFLRGLDVERSDIPYVLQRYPELLGFKPEGTMSTSVGYLVSIGLWPRDIGPMVTQYPFFLGMRVGTTIKPLVEFLVSLGFPKRILAKMLEKRPYILGYDLEETVKPNVDALLSFGVRRESLPSVIAQFPQILGLPLKAKLSTQQYFFNLKLKIDPDGFTRAMEKMPQIVSLHQSVMLKPIEFLRGRGIPDEDVANMVVKCPQLLACRVELMKNSYYFFKSEMKQPVQELFEFPEYFTYSLESRIKPRYQRLVNKGIRCKLDWFLNCSDQRFEERLRGDYIEADAPGPSFVMGGKLEMPRSHLVSDKEEDESDEEVLYRRTISL